The following are encoded in a window of Chloroflexaceae bacterium genomic DNA:
- a CDS encoding bifunctional ADP-heptose synthase gives MDSLSRREPRPPTALSLAALVPRLAGRRVLVIGDLTLDEYLYGRATRLSREAPIPVLEFLRREVILGGAANPARNIVALGGFATQVGIVGADSEGEQVRALCEAAGIDAAGLIVVPERPTTRKTRILADEAPRLPQQVARLDRLERAPLGPEDEARVVEMLHALVPGHAAVLCSDYQLGLLTPRVVRAVRTLCQAHGALFCVDAQGNSHYYAGADLFRCNNREAEAALNQPLRSEADFQRGVGRLRAELNARLIMVTRGPEGLSLEGDEVAYTRVPALQISEVYDTTGAGDTFVAVATLALAAGIAALPAAQLANAAAALVVRRFGNAVVTPEELRDALG, from the coding sequence ATGGACAGTCTTTCGCGGAGAGAACCGCGCCCTCCCACCGCCCTCTCTCTGGCCGCGCTGGTCCCGCGCCTGGCGGGGCGGCGCGTGCTGGTTATCGGCGATCTGACCCTCGACGAGTACCTGTACGGACGGGCCACGCGGCTCTCGCGGGAGGCGCCGATTCCGGTGCTGGAGTTCCTGCGGCGCGAGGTGATCCTGGGCGGGGCGGCCAATCCGGCCCGCAACATCGTGGCCCTGGGCGGTTTCGCCACCCAGGTGGGGATCGTCGGCGCGGACAGCGAGGGCGAGCAGGTGCGCGCGCTCTGCGAAGCAGCGGGCATTGACGCCGCCGGGCTGATCGTCGTTCCCGAACGGCCCACGACGCGCAAGACGCGCATCCTGGCCGATGAGGCGCCGCGCCTGCCGCAGCAGGTGGCGCGCCTTGATCGGCTGGAACGCGCTCCGCTGGGGCCGGAGGACGAGGCGCGAGTGGTGGAGATGCTCCACGCCCTTGTGCCCGGGCACGCGGCGGTGCTGTGCTCTGACTACCAACTGGGGTTGTTGACGCCGCGGGTGGTGCGAGCGGTCCGGACGCTCTGCCAGGCGCATGGGGCGCTCTTCTGCGTGGATGCCCAGGGCAACTCGCACTACTACGCCGGGGCCGACCTGTTTCGCTGTAACAACCGCGAAGCCGAGGCGGCTCTGAACCAACCGCTGCGCAGCGAAGCCGACTTCCAGCGCGGGGTTGGCCGGCTGCGCGCCGAGTTGAACGCGCGGCTGATCATGGTGACCCGCGGACCTGAGGGTTTATCGCTGGAAGGTGATGAAGTGGCTTACACTCGCGTGCCGGCGCTGCAGATCAGCGAAGTGTACGACACGACCGGGGCGGGCGATACGTTTGTGGCCGTAGCGACCCTGGCGCTGGCCGCCGGCATTGCGGCGCTTCCGGCGGCGCAACTGGCCAATGCCGCCGCAGCGCTCGTCGTGCGGCGATTCGGCAACGCCGTGGTTACGCCCGAAGAGTTGCGCGACGCGCTGGGGTGA
- a CDS encoding STAS domain-containing protein has translation MMLEDELTVSTRERDGVAIIDLSGDVTTFAEEKINNAYREVTSKGARNVLLNFRQNDYINSAGIAILIGIVTEVTRNDQKLAVSGLSQHFQKIFRMVGLAQYAEIYQDEQEALAAFKARS, from the coding sequence ATGATGCTTGAAGATGAGTTGACGGTCAGCACCCGTGAGCGCGATGGGGTGGCCATTATTGATCTCTCCGGTGATGTCACTACCTTTGCCGAGGAGAAGATCAATAACGCCTATCGCGAGGTGACGAGCAAGGGCGCGCGCAACGTGCTGTTGAACTTTCGCCAGAATGATTACATTAATAGCGCCGGGATCGCTATTTTGATCGGGATTGTAACCGAGGTCACCCGGAACGATCAGAAACTCGCCGTCAGCGGTCTCTCACAGCATTTCCAGAAAATCTTCCGCATGGTCGGGCTGGCCCAGTACGCCGAGATTTATCAGGATGAGCAGGAGGCCCTGGCGGCGTTTAAAGCCCGGTCATGA
- a CDS encoding ATP-binding protein, translating to MSASACSYASLELSLPSELGYEVIARDAVAAFARRLGLPSDRIEDLKTVLCEACINAMEHGNSLDPGLRVEIFCRVEDERLVVEVLDQGVRQYTAGATPLSIGEKVAGRGSLRGMGLILISQLCDEAGFVPWSGPGNRFRFAFHRQAGHSLPG from the coding sequence ATGAGCGCTTCTGCCTGCTCTTACGCCAGTCTTGAACTTTCTCTGCCCAGCGAGCTTGGCTATGAAGTGATCGCTCGCGATGCGGTTGCTGCATTTGCCCGTCGTCTCGGCCTCCCCTCTGACCGTATTGAGGATCTCAAGACGGTCCTGTGCGAGGCCTGCATCAATGCGATGGAGCACGGCAACTCGCTCGATCCGGGCCTGCGCGTGGAGATTTTTTGCCGGGTCGAGGATGAGCGTCTGGTGGTTGAAGTGCTTGACCAGGGAGTGCGCCAGTATACCGCTGGCGCTACGCCGCTCAGCATCGGCGAGAAGGTGGCCGGCCGGGGGTCGTTGCGCGGTATGGGTCTGATCCTCATCAGCCAGTTGTGTGACGAGGCCGGTTTTGTGCCATGGTCCGGGCCGGGTAACCGGTTTCGTTTCGCGTTTCATCGCCAGGCAGGGCACAGCCTGCCCGGCTGA
- a CDS encoding ATP-binding protein, with product MSGETPLREPVERVIELRLPSKLGYERVAMDTASSLARRMGFQPDRVESLKTAVSEAVTNAIEHGNEYDAATKVVVLLTARAEELIVDVSDQGRKPFDQSRAIRRPIIEEVLEQNDKGGWGIWLIRELMDEVEFSTAPSGGNQIRMVIHLEQ from the coding sequence ATGAGTGGCGAAACTCCTCTGCGCGAGCCAGTCGAACGAGTGATCGAACTGCGACTGCCGAGTAAGCTCGGTTACGAGCGTGTCGCAATGGATACCGCCTCCTCGCTGGCCCGCCGGATGGGGTTTCAGCCTGATCGCGTCGAGTCCCTGAAAACCGCGGTCAGCGAGGCAGTAACGAATGCCATTGAGCATGGCAACGAATACGATGCGGCCACGAAGGTCGTCGTTCTGCTCACTGCGCGCGCCGAGGAGCTGATTGTTGATGTGTCCGACCAGGGGCGTAAGCCCTTCGACCAGAGTCGGGCCATCCGCCGCCCGATTATTGAAGAGGTCCTGGAACAAAACGATAAGGGCGGCTGGGGTATATGGCTGATCCGCGAACTGATGGACGAAGTCGAGTTTTCTACCGCGCCAAGCGGGGGCAACCAGATACGTATGGTGATCCATCTCGAGCAATGA
- a CDS encoding acyl-CoA carboxylase subunit beta → MSQTTAEKIEELRRRRQQVLTGDPQAIQKQHERGKLTARERIDRLLDPGSFVELDAFAVHRTSAFGMERRKPLGDGVITGHGTIDGRPVCLFSQDFTIFGGSLGEVFAEKICKVMDLALRMGVPCIGINDSGGARIQEGVVSLGGYAEIFYRNVISSGVIPQLSIIAGPCAGGAVYSPAMTDFILMVKGSSQMFITGPDVIKTVTGEEVGFEELGGAMTHNTRSGVAHFAADSEDECFDQLRTLLSFIPSNNMDDPPSIPPTDDPERAEEDLQTLIPDNPRKAYDMVQVIEAVVDHGEFFEVQPFWARNIVIGFARLDGHAVGVVANQPMHLAGTLDIDSSVKGARFVRFCDAFNIPLVTFVDVPGFLPGTQQEYGGIIRHGAKLLYAYCEATVPKLTVITRKAYGGAYDVMASKHIRADFNFAWPTAEIAVMGVDAAVRIIFRKELAEAADPQQRLAELVEDYQNRFANPYVAAERGYIDAVIEPRETRSALIRALRIARTKRQSMPARKHGNIPL, encoded by the coding sequence ATGTCCCAGACGACTGCCGAGAAGATCGAAGAGTTGCGCCGCCGCCGCCAGCAGGTGCTGACCGGCGATCCCCAGGCCATTCAGAAGCAACACGAACGCGGCAAGCTCACTGCGCGGGAGCGGATTGACCGGTTGCTCGACCCCGGATCGTTTGTCGAACTGGATGCCTTCGCCGTCCATCGCACGTCCGCCTTTGGCATGGAACGGCGCAAACCCCTCGGCGACGGCGTGATTACCGGTCACGGCACCATTGATGGGCGTCCGGTCTGCCTGTTCTCCCAGGATTTCACCATCTTTGGCGGCAGTCTGGGCGAGGTCTTTGCCGAGAAGATCTGCAAAGTGATGGATCTGGCCCTTCGGATGGGCGTGCCCTGCATCGGCATCAACGACTCGGGCGGCGCGCGCATTCAGGAAGGGGTCGTCAGTCTTGGCGGCTATGCCGAGATCTTCTACCGTAACGTGATCAGCAGCGGCGTAATCCCGCAACTCTCGATTATTGCCGGCCCCTGCGCTGGCGGAGCCGTGTACTCTCCGGCCATGACCGATTTTATCCTCATGGTTAAGGGTTCCAGCCAGATGTTCATTACCGGCCCGGACGTGATCAAAACGGTTACCGGAGAAGAAGTGGGGTTTGAAGAACTGGGCGGAGCGATGACCCACAACACCCGCAGCGGCGTCGCTCACTTCGCCGCCGATAGCGAGGACGAATGCTTCGACCAGTTGCGCACCCTGCTCTCGTTCATTCCGTCGAATAACATGGACGACCCGCCCTCCATCCCCCCCACCGATGATCCCGAACGCGCCGAGGAGGATCTGCAGACCCTGATCCCCGATAACCCGCGCAAGGCTTACGATATGGTTCAGGTCATCGAGGCGGTAGTGGATCACGGCGAGTTCTTCGAGGTGCAGCCCTTCTGGGCGCGCAACATTGTCATCGGCTTCGCCCGGCTCGATGGCCATGCCGTCGGCGTGGTCGCCAACCAGCCGATGCATCTCGCCGGCACGCTGGATATTGACAGTTCGGTCAAGGGGGCGCGTTTTGTGCGCTTCTGCGACGCCTTCAACATCCCCCTGGTGACCTTCGTGGACGTGCCGGGCTTCCTGCCGGGCACGCAGCAGGAGTACGGCGGCATCATTCGTCACGGGGCCAAGCTGCTCTACGCCTACTGCGAGGCCACCGTGCCCAAGCTCACCGTGATTACCCGCAAGGCCTACGGCGGGGCCTACGATGTGATGGCCTCCAAACATATCCGCGCCGATTTTAACTTCGCCTGGCCTACTGCCGAGATTGCCGTGATGGGTGTGGACGCCGCCGTGCGCATCATCTTCCGCAAAGAGCTTGCCGAGGCCGCCGACCCGCAGCAGCGCCTGGCTGAACTGGTCGAGGATTACCAGAACCGCTTTGCCAATCCCTATGTCGCCGCCGAGCGTGGCTATATTGACGCCGTGATCGAACCCAGGGAGACGCGCTCGGCCCTGATCCGCGCCCTCCGCATCGCTCGCACCAAGCGCCAGAGCATGCCTGCGCGCAAACACGGGAACATTCCGCTGTAA